Proteins encoded together in one Asterias rubens chromosome 4, eAstRub1.3, whole genome shotgun sequence window:
- the LOC117289573 gene encoding protein shisa-5-like, whose translation MESKVKRGLLCIGILMGIQLECAMGITSDINAYVGWGVGVIVAVAVGCVVAAVLICVCCVCLCYHLCCKHPQATTTTIVVPPGNQQQPYVHQPGAPPPAYNQQPMAMQQSPAQGAM comes from the exons ATGGAGTCGAAAGTTAAGCGTGGTCTGTTATGCATTGGGATTCTGATGGGGATCCAGCTGGAGTGTGCCATGGGTATAACATCTGACA ttaacGCGTATGTTGGATGGGGCGTGGGGGTGATAGTGGCTGTCGCTGTTGGGTGCGTCGTCGCAGCGGTCCTCATATGTGTTTGCTGCGTGTGCCTGTGCTACCACCTCTGTTGCAAGCATCCACAAGCCACAACCACGACGATTGTAGTGCCCCCTGGCAATCAACAACAACCATACGTTCACCAACCTGGAGCGCCACCACCGGCCTACAACCAGCAGCCAATGGCCATGCAACAGTCTCCGGCACAAGGAGCTATGTAA